gtTCAGTGTTTTAATTGACATTAGGGCAGTTTGTTTTGACAATGAATGGTATAAAAAACATAGCTTCGTTTGAAAAAGAAACCACTCTACCGTAATCCTGTCATTTTCACAGCCAGAGTAACCGGTACAGaggggtttaaaaaaatagatgaaaggtCAGAGCCCCAGGTCTCTCCCTGCGCCCTCCCAGGGTGTTGAATATTGATGGAGGGGACGGAGCAAGATACTCACAGAGCTATAAAGAAATGGATTCTCTGGAATTGCCAGGAGAAGAGCCCGGCCCGGCTGAAATAAGCTATCACCATCGACAGGAGATACTgatggaaagagggaaaaaaaaacataggagagAGGTCACATCGTGGAAGAGGAAAAACAGTGGGATAAGGGAGCAGGGGACGAGGAATGGGTGGTGCCACTTGGAGAAGAGACCCCCGTGTTGGATGAGCCTgattatttgggggaggggagaggacagaAGGTCAGAGTTTGCGACGCTCCAAGGATGGGAGGCTGTGGGTTTGAGGGCGTGGACTTAGGGCCGCTGGCACTGGACGGTGTTTGATGAACCGGAGCCAAGGCGAGTCCCCAGGAGCTGAGAGGAGAGGGGACTTAGGCAGCAACCACCAAAGGGGCACACCTGGGGCTCAGATCCCAGAGGGGACCTCGAGGCCCCTGGAGGGAAGTGTTGACAAGGCATCAGGTTGGGAGGGGAGTGGAAACGTGGGTGTAGAAAGCACCCCGCGTGCCCACCCAGGACAGGCGCTGGAGCAGGAATCCATCTCAGTGGGGGACTTACCTTGTCAGATACTTGCAGGTTTTTGTCCCAGGCGAGGAATTTCCTAATGACGGGATCCTCTGGGAAAAGAGGGCAGATGTTTGCCAGTGGGAACAGGGCTGTCGTGGGAGCATTCCAGAGCCAAGAGGGAGAACCACGCCCCCCCTGGGGAAATGCCCAGATGTGGCCCAGGGTGAAGCtgatgggaagaggggagggaagaccATTCACTGTGGGAGGAAAAGGGGTGACTCCC
The sequence above is drawn from the Balaenoptera musculus isolate JJ_BM4_2016_0621 chromosome 15, mBalMus1.pri.v3, whole genome shotgun sequence genome and encodes:
- the LOC118881305 gene encoding speedy protein E4A-like isoform X2, with the protein product MPSALVRECMMKGHHSLSLGPPRRGVTPFPPTVNGLPSPLPISFTLGHIWAFPQGGRGSPSWLWNAPTTALFPLANICPLFPEDPVIRKFLAWDKNLQVSDKYLLSMVIAYFSRAGLFSWQFQRIHFFIALYVANDMEEDNQAPKQAIFSFLYGKNRSQRPLFHKLRLQFIRSMGWNARVTREECEQIQAFEPELWVWGRDRALLP